In Silene latifolia isolate original U9 population chromosome 3, ASM4854445v1, whole genome shotgun sequence, a single window of DNA contains:
- the LOC141647001 gene encoding ras-related protein RABA1f-like — translation MAYRTDDDYDYLFKVVIIGDSGVGKSNLLSRFTRNEFSLESKSTIGVEFATRSIHVDDKIVKAQIWDTAGQERYRAITSAYYRGAVGALLVYDVTRHITFENIERWLKELRDHTDNSIVIMLVGNKADLRHLRAVQTEDAKGFAEKENLFFTETSALESLNVENAFKEVLTQIYHVVSRKALDMGSDSSALPKGETINIGKDDVSEVKKVGCCSA, via the exons ATGGCGTATAGAACGGACGACGATTACGATTACTTGTTCAAAGTAGTAATAATCGGCGATTCCGGTGTCGGTAAATCGAACCTTCTTTCTCGATTCACGCGAAATGAGTTTAGTCTTGAATCAAAATCCACAATTGGGGTTGAATTTGCGACGCGTAGTATTCATGTTGATGATAAGATCGTCAAAGCTCAAATTTGGGATACTGCTGGTCAAGAAAG GTACCGTGCGATCACCAGTGCATATTACAGAGGGGCAGTAGGTGCCTTGCTAGTCTACGACGTCACAAGGCATATCACATTTGAGAATATCGAGAGGTGGTTGAAGGAATTGCGTGATCACACAGACAACAGTATTGTAATAATGCTTGTCGGGAACAAGGCAGATTTGCGCCACCTACGTGCTGTTCAAACCGAAGATGCCAAGGGCTTTGCCGAGAAAGAGAATCTGTTTTTCACGGAGACGTCAGCCCTCGAGTCTTTGAATGTTGAGAATGCATTTAAAGAGGTCTTGACTCAAATATATCATGTTGTCAGCCGAAAAGCACTCGATATGGGAAGCGACTCGTCTGCTTTGCCAAAGGGTGAAACCATTAATATCGGAAAGGATGATGTTTCAGAGGTTAAAAAGGTTGGTTGTTGTTCTGCCTAA